The Corynebacterium pseudopelargi genome contains a region encoding:
- a CDS encoding ABC transporter ATP-binding protein: protein MDAPHIEPIVEDPTAPALAMRGLSKHFGKQVAVNNLNLDVPRGSFYGIVGPNGAGKTTAITMATGLLRPSAGSVWIDGLNVWEGQGLEAKQAYGLLADDLPTFDRLSGIEYLQLLGALRSMDEATVAQRSESLLQALDLEDAGPKYIADYSAGMTKKILLAGAMLHRPEVLILDEPLEAVDPVSARTIRQMLSAYVAAGRTVILSSHVMEVIEGLCSHVAIIADGQVRASGTLDQVRMGESLSETFIHLIGARELDDSSLGWLR from the coding sequence ATGGATGCCCCTCACATCGAACCCATCGTAGAAGATCCAACCGCCCCTGCCTTGGCAATGCGGGGGTTAAGCAAGCACTTTGGCAAACAGGTTGCCGTAAACAACCTCAACTTAGACGTGCCCCGCGGCAGCTTCTATGGCATCGTCGGCCCCAACGGCGCCGGCAAAACCACCGCCATCACCATGGCCACTGGTTTGCTTAGGCCCAGCGCCGGCAGCGTGTGGATCGATGGGCTTAATGTGTGGGAAGGCCAGGGCTTAGAAGCCAAGCAGGCCTATGGTTTGCTTGCCGACGACCTGCCCACCTTTGACAGGCTCAGCGGCATCGAATACCTCCAATTGCTCGGCGCCCTGCGATCCATGGATGAGGCCACCGTGGCTCAACGCAGCGAATCGCTTCTACAGGCCCTAGACCTTGAAGATGCGGGGCCGAAATATATTGCCGACTACTCCGCCGGCATGACCAAGAAAATTCTGCTCGCCGGGGCCATGCTGCACCGGCCCGAAGTACTCATCCTTGACGAGCCTTTAGAGGCCGTGGATCCCGTTTCGGCGCGAACCATCCGCCAAATGCTCAGCGCCTACGTGGCTGCCGGGCGCACGGTGATCTTGTCCTCGCACGTCATGGAAGTCATTGAGGGGCTTTGTAGCCATGTGGCCATCATTGCCGATGGCCAGGTGCGCGCCTCTGGCACCTTGGATCAGGTGCGAATGGGTGAATCGCTCAGCGAAACCTTCATCCACCTCATTGGCGCCCGCGAGCTCGACGATTCTTCCCTGGGGTGGCTGCGTTGA
- a CDS encoding phosphoribosyltransferase, whose amino-acid sequence MAYHADSSDLENKEVLTWEGFGKANRELAQQIVDSGFNPDIIIAVARGGLVPAGALSYSMGVKLSDAINVEFYTDVHETLPDPVLLEPLLDTNSIANKKLLVVDDVADSGRTLDLVLKLLQSHGAEVRSAVIYGKSRSVVSPDYVWKHTDEWIVFPWSDQPPVEPSL is encoded by the coding sequence GATTCTTCGGATCTTGAAAATAAAGAAGTGCTCACCTGGGAAGGCTTTGGCAAAGCCAACCGTGAGCTTGCCCAGCAGATCGTCGACTCGGGCTTTAACCCAGACATCATCATAGCCGTCGCGCGCGGTGGCTTGGTGCCTGCCGGTGCCCTCTCCTACTCCATGGGTGTGAAGCTTTCCGACGCCATCAACGTGGAGTTCTACACGGACGTGCATGAAACCTTGCCAGACCCAGTGCTACTGGAACCGCTGCTCGACACCAACTCCATTGCCAATAAGAAGCTGCTGGTAGTAGACGATGTTGCAGACTCTGGCCGCACCCTGGACCTGGTGCTCAAACTCTTGCAATCCCATGGCGCGGAAGTGCGCTCCGCGGTGATCTATGGCAAGAGCCGCTCGGTAGTCAGCCCGGATTATGTGTGGAAGCACACTGATGAATGGATCGTTTTCCCCTGGTCAGACCAGCCACCGGTAGAGCCTTCTTTGTAA